One Deltaproteobacteria bacterium genomic window, GATGACGGTTTCCATCATGTTGGGCATAAAGGCGGCTACCCGGTCGCCGGGTCCCACGCCCATATGCTGCAGCGAGGCTGCCAGCCGGGAAACCTGCTGAAAAAGTTCTCTATAGGTCAGGTGTACAGCTTGCCTTCCTTCGCCTATAAAGCTCAGGGCTGTATAGTCGTCTCTGAAGCGGAGCAGGTTTTCAGCAAAATTGAGCCGGGCCCCTTCGAACCAGCGAGCGCCGGGCATCCTGTGCAGATCATCTACCACCTGCTGGTAGGGGCTGCTGTGGATGACCTCAGTATAGTCCCACAGCGTGCTCCAGAATTCAGGGCTGTTGTCGATTGACCACTGGTAGAGTTCGTCGTAGGTGTGCAAAGAATAGTCGTACCTGTTGTTCACATACTGAAGAAAATCATACATATTGGTGCTCTTTACCCGAGCAGCAGAAGGCTGCCAGAGCAGTTCGCTCATGATCTCTCCTTGTAATTGGCGGTCTGCTGGACAAAGTCGACAAAATCGTGTGCCAGAATAAACCTGGAAATCATCTCTCCTACGAGATCAGCAGTATCGGTGCGCTGCAGCTTTTTGGCCTGGGCCACAATGGCGTTCAGGGCCG contains:
- a CDS encoding AMP-binding protein; the encoded protein is MSELLWQPSAARVKSTNMYDFLQYVNNRYDYSLHTYDELYQWSIDNSPEFWSTLWDYTEVIHSSPYQQVVDDLHRMPGARWFEGARLNFAENLLRFRDDYTALSFIGEGRQAVHLTYRELFQQVSRLAASLQHMGVGPGDRVAAFMPNMMETVI